The nucleotide window CTCAGCCCACGGCTTTGCAGCCTGGCGGCCGTGTCTTCCACCTTCGCCCGGCTGTTACAATAGATGATGCCGCACTTACCGCGCTGATCCTGCACATAGCGCAGCAGCTGCTCGGTAGGCTTGAATTTTTCCACCAGCGTGTAGCGGATATTGGGGCGGTCAAAGCTGCTGATCTGGATCAGCGGATCGTTTAACTGCAGCAGCCGCGCGATATCGTTTCGCGTCGTTTCATCGGCTGTTGCCGTCAGCGCCATCACCGGCACATCAGGCAGGCGCTGACGAAGCTGGCCCAGCGCACCGTACTCAGGACGGAAATCATGTCCCCACTGAGAAATACAGTGCGCCTCATCCACGGCCAGCATCGCCGGATTCCAGTGCAGCAGGTTATCGAGAAAATTGTCCATCATCAGACGTTCTGGCGCGATATAGAGCAGCCTGATCCGTCCCGTACGGCATCCAGCCATCACCTCCTGCTGCTCTTCACGGTTCTGCGAAGAGTTGAGACAGGCGGCGGACACGCCGTTGGCCAGCAGCTGATCCACCTGATCTTTCATCAGTGAGATCAGCGGAGAAACCACCAGGGTCAGGCCCTCTCTGACCAGCGCCGGAATTTGATAGCAGAGTGACTTACCGCCGCCGGTCGGCATCACGACCAGACAGTCACGCCCTTTCAGCGAAGCCTGAATAATGGATTGTTGTCCTGGGCGAAAGTGCTGGTAGCCGAAGGTCTCTTGCAGTACCTGTTCCGCCAGCGCTTCCTGATTGATTACTGCAGCCGTAGACACGTATTCCCCAAATCTGATGATGGGTGAGCGAACTTGAGTCGCTCACCGGAAAGGCATTAAAACAGGTCGTTCAGCATCACACCCACACCCACGCGCGTCTGGCGGTGGTTATAGTCAATCAGCGATTCGCCGTAGCCGCTGAACACCTGGGTATAGAAACGAACGTGGTTAGTGATCGGGTAGCTCCAGCCCATTTCCGCGCCGCCGTAGCCGCTATTCCAGTTATAGTTGCTCTTAACGCTGAAAATGCTTTCGCCCCATTGATAGCCAACGGTCAGACGATAATACCCCATGTACTTGGTGATATCCGGGTTATCATCATCATTTTCACTTTCTGGAATGCGGTACCAGGGTTTAGCTTCTACCATCCAGTTGCCGTTCTGCGCCATCAGGCGGGCGTAGACCCGGTTCCAGCTGCGTGAAGTGGGTTCAGAGCGCCCGTTTGACTGATGGTTCAGGCCCGTTTCCACATCTCGCAGTGTCCAGCCAGCGAAGCTATAATCTGTCGCCCAGCCCAGAAAAATCTGCGGCTGATAGTCGGTTTCGCGAAACGGCGAAGAACCGGCACGGTTAGAGAGCTGCCACCACGATCCCTGAGTATACGAGGCTGCCAGCACCGAGTTGTCACCCAAAATGCCACGCCACAGGGGAAAGGCCAGACTGAGCTGGAATTTTACTTCATCATGCTTGGCGGTGTCTGCCCAGTTATAGCTCTCGATAGCCTCTTTGTTGATATTGCTGGTGTCCGTATAGAGAACGTAGTTGCTTTCGTAAGGGAAAAGAACGAAAGGATTGTCATGCTTTTCCAACAGGTTAGCGATAATACTGCCACGCACGGCGGGCTGGTCGTGGACCTCGGTAACCGTGGCTTCTTGTGCCAGAACTAACGTGGGAAACAGGAAGGCTGCTGCCAGCAATCCTCTCAGCATAGGCATAATGTTCTCCAGAACAGAAACGGGATAAGTGGATAAAAAGCACGCCATTCTACACAGAAACCGGTACGGAGATTAGCGCTGTTTTTGTAAATAAAAGCGCGCTCTGGTCTGGCACAGACACTCTGTTATTCTGTAGCGACCATTTTTTGTGAGGACTTTTCATGAACTCTGCTGTTCCTCTGGCTCAGGAGGCTGCACGCCGCCTGATCGGTGATATTTTTGTCTGTGACATGCCTTTTAATCAGGCGTTGGGCCTGAAACTGGAGAGGCTTGAGCCGGACTATGCTGAGCTGAGTTTTGCTAACCAGAGCAAACTGGTGGGAAATGCCGCCCAGAAAATTTTGCACGGCGGCGTGATTGCTTCGGTGCTGGATGTGGCAGCGGGATTAGTCTGCGTAACCAGTGCGCTGACCCGCCAGGAGAGCATCACGGAAGAGGAGCTACGGCAGCGCCTTTCCAGAATGGGCACAATTGATCTGCGCGTTGATTATCTTCGACCGGGGCGCGGCGAAAGGTTTATCGCTACCAGCAGCCTGCTGCGCGGTGGGAATAAAGTTTCCGTCGCCCGTGTAGAGCTGCATAACGATGCGGGCGTGTATATTGCCAGCGCAACCGCCACTTATCTTACCGGTTAGCTGGTGAGCCAGCCTAATTATCCCTATCTCAATCATTGTTCTCTACGGAGCCACATTACATGGATGCGCAACAAACCCGACAGGGGATCTTCTTTGCTCTCGGCGCTTATTTCATCTGGGGCATTGCACCAGCCTATTTCAAACTGCTCCAGCAGGTTGCTCCGGGCGAGATCATCACTCATCGGGTGATCTGGTCCTTCTTTTTTATGCTGCTGCTGGTCAGCCTGAGCCGTAACTGGGGCAAAGTGAAGCTGATCCTGCAGCAGCCGAAAAAGGTGCTGCTGCTGGCGGTTTCCGCTACGGTAGTCTGTGGGAACTGGTTGATTTTTATCTGGGCGGTTAATAATCACCATATGCTGGAAGCCAGCCTGGGCTACTTCATTAATCCCCTGTTGAACGTGCTGGTGGGGATGCTGTTCCTGAAAGAGCGCTTCCGCTGGATGCAGTGGCTGGCGGTAGCGCTCGCCGCCTGTGGCGTACTGGTGCAGCTGTGGAAGTTTGGCTCGGTGCCGATCGTTGCACTTGGCCTGGCCGTGACTTTTTCATTATATGGTCTGATACGGAAAAAGATTGGGGTGGATGCGCAAACCGGTATGCTGATTGAAACCAGCTGGCTGCTGCCGGTGGCGGCTCTCTATCTGTTCGGCATTGCGGACAGTCCCACCAGTCATCTTGACCAGAATCCGTGGTCACTTAACCTGCTGCTAATTGCCGCTGGTGTAATCACCACTATTCCGCTGATGCTGTTCACCGCGGCCTGCAGCCGGTTACGGCTCTCCACCGTGGGCTTTTTCCAGTATCTGGGCCCCACGCTGATGTTCCTGCTGGCGGTGATCTTCTACGGCGAACAGCTGACGCAGGATAAAGCCGTGACCTTTGCCTTTATCTGGGCAGCGCTGGCGCTGTTCATTTTCGATGCCGTCTGGACGCTGAAGCGCAGGCCCGCCGCTATCACCGCAAGTTGAGAGATAAAAAAACCCCGCATAAGCGGGGTTCAGTTTTTGCAGCGCGGCGTTAAAGCCAGTTCTTACGCTTGAAGTAGGCATAGGGGGCCAGCCCCGCCAGGATCATCAGCGCTATCGCACCCGGATAGCCGAAGCTCCATTTCAGCTCGGGCATAAACTCAAAGTTCATCCCGTAGCTGGAAGCGACCAGCGTTGGCGGCAGAAAGACCACCGAGACCACCGAGAAGATCTTGATGATGCGGTTCTGTTCGATATTGATAAAGCCCATCGCCGCCTGCATCAGGAAGTTAACCTTCTGAAACAGCGATTCATTGTGCGGCAGCAGGGATTCGATATCGCGCAGTATTTCCCGCGCCTGCTCCAGCTGATTGCCCGGCAGCCGCGCCTTGCGCACCAGGAAGTTCAGCGCGCGCTGCGTATCCATCAGACATAAACGCACCTTCCAGCCGATATCTTCCAGTTCTGCCAGCGTTGAGAGTGCCGCATCAAACTCATCGCCCTGGTGCCCTTCCATGATCACCCGGCTTAGCTTTTCCAGATCGCTGTAGATGTTTTCGATTTCATCAGCCAGCTGTTCGATTTTGGTTTCAAACAGATCCAGCAGTAATTCGTAGGCGTTGCCGTCAATCAGTACCTGGTTACGGGCGCGCATCCTGTAAAGGCGAAACGCAGGCAGTTCCCGCTCACGAAGGGTATAAAGGCGACCTTCACGAATGGTAAACGCCACCGTGGAGTTACCGGCATGGTCTTCCGCATCTTCATAAAAGAAAAAGGAGTGGATATGCAGCCCGTCTTCATCTTCGAAGAAACGCGCCGAAGCCTCAATGTCTTCCAGTTCAGGACGGGTCGCCAGGCTCTGGCCCAGTTCGTTCTGGACGCGATCGCGCTCGTTCTCTTCGGGTTCGATCAGGTCAACCCATACCGAACTGGTCAGCTCATCGTCAGGTTCTTCCAGCTCAAGGCGGGTTAAGCGGCTTTGATCGAGTTTAAATGCGCTCAGCATAGCTGTACTCCCAATTCACGGTCATAAATGGGACAAAGCGCTTGTACACGGGAAACAGAGGTTTCAGTCAGTGACTAATCTGACTCAGAGCGACGGAGATGCGGGAGTCGCCAACAACCACGAAGGCTATCGGCAGAAGAGGATAGCCTTAGGAGTTGTACCTGCTGAACAGGTCAATGAGCCAGTATCTACTGGGTGTGTCCAAGGCGAATGTCCTCTCAGGGTTATGGTGCGCGCATGTTACGCTGTGCTGAAAATGGCGTCAACATCAGAGCCGGGATAAATGTGCGCCAAATATTGACAAGCGTTAGCAAAGGTTAACAGCCGAACGGGACGAAAAAATCCGTCCCGCCGACAGGGGCTTAGACGGTTTCAAGTTTGGCGTAAGCGGCCACCAGCCACTTAATGCCCTGGCCCTGAAAAGCGACCTGCAGACGGCTGTGTTCGCCGCTGCCTTCCAGATTAACGATGGTGCCTTCGCCAAACTTGGCGTGCCGCACCCGCTGGCCTAATTTGAAGCCGGTGTCATTCTGCGCCACCGGCGTCCCCATCCGCTGATGATTTACCGGGCGGGTAACGCTGGCCCGCAGGCGCACCTCTTCCACACACTCAACCGGCAGCTCGCCGATAAAGCGTGAAGGGCGATGATAGACCTCTTTGCCATAGAGCCGGCGGGTTTCCGCATAGGTGAGCGTGAGCTTCTGCATGGCGCGCGTTACGCCAACATAAGCGAGACGACGCTCTTCTTCCAGCCTGCCGCCCTCATCCAGCGACATCTGGCTGGGGAACATCCCCTCTTCCACGCCGACGATAAAGACCTGTGAGAATTCCAGCCCTTTGGCGGAGTGCAGGGTCATCAGCTGCACGGCATCCTGCCACTTATCGGCCTGACCTTCGCCCGCCTCCAGCGCAGCATGAGAGAGGAAAGCCTGCAGCGGCATCAGATCTTCATCTTCATCCTGATAGCTGTACTGCCGCGTGGCGTTCACCAGCTCCTCAAGGTTTTCAATTCGCGCCTGGCCCTTCTCGCCCTTCTCCTGGTCATACATCAGCCACAGGCCGGAATCTTTGATCACCCGGTCGGTCTGCACATGCAGCGGCATCTCGCTGGTTTCCTGTGCCAGTGAATCCACCAGCTCAGTAAAGCGTTGCAGCGCAGAGGCCGCACGGCCCGCCAGCGCCTTTTCCTGCAGCAGCGCGCGCGAACTTTGCCACAAGGTAAGCTGGCGTTCACGAGCGGTCTGCCTGACCACATCCAGCGTCCGGTCACCGATGCCACGCGTGGGGGTATTCACTACGCGCTCGAACGCCGCATCATCATTGCGGTTAGCGATCAGCCGCAGATAAGCCAGAGAGTCCTTAATTTCCTGACGCTCGAAGAAGCGCATACCGCCATAGATCCGGTAAGGCATGCTGGTTTGCAACAGCGCCTCTTCCAGCACGCGCGACTGGGCGTTGCTGCGGTAGAGAATAGCGCAGTCGTTCAGCGCACCGCCCTTCTCCATCCAGACCTTGATGCGGTTCACCACGAAACGGGCTTCATCCAGCTCATTGAAGGCGCAGTAGATAGCGATCGGCTCGCCGTCACTGCCGTCCGTCCACAGCTCTTTACCAAGACGACCGCTGTTATTGGCAATCAGGGCGTTCGCCGCTTTCAGAATATTGTTGGTGGAGCGGTAGTTCTGCTCCAGACGGATCGTTTCCGCCCCCCTGAAGTCGTTGAGGAAACGCTGAATGTTCTCTACCTGCGCCCCACGCCAGCCATAAATCGACTGATCGTCATCGCCAACAATGATCACTTTTCCGCTGTCGCCCGCCAGCATGCGGATCCAGGCGTACTGAATGTTGTTGGTATCCTGGAATTCGTCCACCAGCACGTTGGTGAAGCGCTCGCGGTAGTGGTTAAGGATATGCGGCTTATTGAGCCAGAGTTCATGGGCGCGCAGCAGCAGCTCGGCGAAATCGACCAGTCCGGCACGATCGCACGCTTCCTGATAAGCCTGATAGATCCGCAGCCAGGTTTGCTCGATGGGGTTGCCGTAGCTTTCGATATGCTTCGGCCTTAAGCCTTCATCTTTTTTGCCGTTGATGTACCACATGCCCTGGCGCGCGGGCCACTGCTTCTCATCCAGGTTCATCGCTTTAATCAGGCGCTTCAGCAGCCGCAGCTGATCTTCGCTGTCGAGGATTTGGAAATCCTGCGGCAGGTTGGCATCCAGGTGGTGCGCACGCAGCAGGCGGTGTGCCAGCCCGTGGAAGGTCCCGATCCACATCCCGCCCTGACTGGTGCCGATCAGCTGCTCGATGCGGTGGCGCATCTCCGCTGCGGCCTTGTTGGTAAAGGTCACCGCCATAATGGAATAGGGAGAGCAGTTCTCTACCGCCAGCAGCCAGGCAATCCGGTGAACCAGCACGCGGGTTTTGCCGCTGCCAGCCCCTGCCAGCACCAGCAAATTGCTGCGCGGCGCGGCTACGGCCTCGCGTTGTTTGTCATTTAAGCTGTCTAGCAGGTCTGAAACGTCCATAGGCACCGT belongs to Erwinia pyri and includes:
- the ysgD gene encoding YsgD/CorL family protein; translated protein: MDTPSRYWLIDLFSRYNS
- the corA gene encoding magnesium/cobalt transporter CorA — its product is MLSAFKLDQSRLTRLELEEPDDELTSSVWVDLIEPEENERDRVQNELGQSLATRPELEDIEASARFFEDEDGLHIHSFFFYEDAEDHAGNSTVAFTIREGRLYTLRERELPAFRLYRMRARNQVLIDGNAYELLLDLFETKIEQLADEIENIYSDLEKLSRVIMEGHQGDEFDAALSTLAELEDIGWKVRLCLMDTQRALNFLVRKARLPGNQLEQAREILRDIESLLPHNESLFQKVNFLMQAAMGFINIEQNRIIKIFSVVSVVFLPPTLVASSYGMNFEFMPELKWSFGYPGAIALMILAGLAPYAYFKRKNWL
- the uvrD gene encoding DNA helicase II, which codes for MDVSDLLDSLNDKQREAVAAPRSNLLVLAGAGSGKTRVLVHRIAWLLAVENCSPYSIMAVTFTNKAAAEMRHRIEQLIGTSQGGMWIGTFHGLAHRLLRAHHLDANLPQDFQILDSEDQLRLLKRLIKAMNLDEKQWPARQGMWYINGKKDEGLRPKHIESYGNPIEQTWLRIYQAYQEACDRAGLVDFAELLLRAHELWLNKPHILNHYRERFTNVLVDEFQDTNNIQYAWIRMLAGDSGKVIIVGDDDQSIYGWRGAQVENIQRFLNDFRGAETIRLEQNYRSTNNILKAANALIANNSGRLGKELWTDGSDGEPIAIYCAFNELDEARFVVNRIKVWMEKGGALNDCAILYRSNAQSRVLEEALLQTSMPYRIYGGMRFFERQEIKDSLAYLRLIANRNDDAAFERVVNTPTRGIGDRTLDVVRQTARERQLTLWQSSRALLQEKALAGRAASALQRFTELVDSLAQETSEMPLHVQTDRVIKDSGLWLMYDQEKGEKGQARIENLEELVNATRQYSYQDEDEDLMPLQAFLSHAALEAGEGQADKWQDAVQLMTLHSAKGLEFSQVFIVGVEEGMFPSQMSLDEGGRLEEERRLAYVGVTRAMQKLTLTYAETRRLYGKEVYHRPSRFIGELPVECVEEVRLRASVTRPVNHQRMGTPVAQNDTGFKLGQRVRHAKFGEGTIVNLEGSGEHSRLQVAFQGQGIKWLVAAYAKLETV
- a CDS encoding thioesterase family protein translates to MNSAVPLAQEAARRLIGDIFVCDMPFNQALGLKLERLEPDYAELSFANQSKLVGNAAQKILHGGVIASVLDVAAGLVCVTSALTRQESITEEELRQRLSRMGTIDLRVDYLRPGRGERFIATSSLLRGGNKVSVARVELHNDAGVYIASATATYLTG
- the pldA gene encoding phospholipase A, translated to MPMLRGLLAAAFLFPTLVLAQEATVTEVHDQPAVRGSIIANLLEKHDNPFVLFPYESNYVLYTDTSNINKEAIESYNWADTAKHDEVKFQLSLAFPLWRGILGDNSVLAASYTQGSWWQLSNRAGSSPFRETDYQPQIFLGWATDYSFAGWTLRDVETGLNHQSNGRSEPTSRSWNRVYARLMAQNGNWMVEAKPWYRIPESENDDDNPDITKYMGYYRLTVGYQWGESIFSVKSNYNWNSGYGGAEMGWSYPITNHVRFYTQVFSGYGESLIDYNHRQTRVGVGVMLNDLF
- the rarD gene encoding EamA family transporter RarD, which translates into the protein MDAQQTRQGIFFALGAYFIWGIAPAYFKLLQQVAPGEIITHRVIWSFFFMLLLVSLSRNWGKVKLILQQPKKVLLLAVSATVVCGNWLIFIWAVNNHHMLEASLGYFINPLLNVLVGMLFLKERFRWMQWLAVALAACGVLVQLWKFGSVPIVALGLAVTFSLYGLIRKKIGVDAQTGMLIETSWLLPVAALYLFGIADSPTSHLDQNPWSLNLLLIAAGVITTIPLMLFTAACSRLRLSTVGFFQYLGPTLMFLLAVIFYGEQLTQDKAVTFAFIWAALALFIFDAVWTLKRRPAAITAS